Proteins co-encoded in one Synechococcus elongatus PCC 6301 genomic window:
- the hoxE gene encoding bidirectional hydrogenase complex protein HoxE yields the protein MATSETTPSVDPRRRRLELAIKRQAAQADALIEILHEAQSLYGYLDRELLQWVAEQLALPRSKVYGVASFYHLFQLNPSGRHRCHVCLGTACYVKGSQAILDCLIAELGIREGETTNDGSVSLGTVRCVGACGIAPVVVYDGDIQGRQESEAVWQQVQAWQQEAH from the coding sequence ATGGCTACTTCTGAAACGACACCCAGTGTCGATCCTCGTCGTCGTCGCCTAGAGCTAGCTATCAAGCGGCAAGCGGCCCAAGCAGATGCCCTGATTGAAATTCTGCATGAAGCCCAGTCGCTCTACGGTTATCTCGATCGCGAGCTCCTGCAATGGGTAGCTGAGCAACTCGCCTTACCCCGCAGCAAGGTCTACGGCGTGGCTAGCTTCTATCACCTGTTCCAGCTCAATCCTTCCGGTCGCCACCGCTGCCATGTCTGCCTAGGCACGGCCTGCTATGTCAAAGGGTCGCAAGCCATTCTCGACTGCCTAATAGCGGAGCTAGGCATTCGCGAAGGCGAAACCACCAATGATGGATCGGTTTCCCTCGGAACCGTGCGCTGTGTGGGTGCCTGCGGAATTGCCCCCGTCGTGGTCTATGACGGTGATATTCAAGGCCGCCAAGAATCTGAAGCGGTCTGGCAACAAGTCCAAGCTTGGCAGCAGGAGGCGCACTGA
- a CDS encoding NuoF family protein, translating to MDWEDLGRLANEELTCQKPIRLRCCTATGCRANGAEAVFKAVQQTIADQNLGDRCEAVSVGCLGLCGAGPLVQCDPSDRLYSDIRPDQAADLVAAAQGAAMDLPEVDQAQPFFSQQLKIVNRHSGLINPDRLESYLAAGGYRALMHTIFDLTPTEVAEIIRLSGLRGRGGGGYPTGLKWATVAKMPSDRKFVVCNGDEGDPGAFMDRSVLESDPHQVIEGMAIAAYAVGANFGYLYVRAEYPLAIARLNQAIRQARRRGLLGNSVLDSRFSFDLEVRIGAGAFVCGEETALIHSIQGERGVPRVRPPYPAESGLWGHPTLINNVETFANIAPIVEQSADWFAAIGTPTSKGTKVFALTGKLRNNGLIEVPMGIPLRSIVDGMGIPESPVKAVQTGGPSGGCIPLAQLDTPVDYDSLIQLGSMMGSGGMVVMDENTDMVAIARFYMEFCRSESCGKCIPCRAGTVQLHELLGKLSSGQGTAIDLQQLEDLCYLVKDTSLCGLGMSAPNPILSTLRWFRQEYESRLIPERAIALTH from the coding sequence ATGGATTGGGAAGATTTGGGGCGTTTGGCTAACGAGGAACTGACTTGCCAGAAGCCGATTCGTCTGCGCTGTTGTACAGCCACGGGTTGTCGTGCCAACGGTGCTGAGGCCGTTTTTAAAGCAGTACAGCAGACGATCGCCGATCAAAATTTGGGCGATCGCTGCGAGGCTGTCAGCGTCGGTTGCTTGGGACTCTGTGGTGCGGGGCCACTGGTGCAGTGTGATCCCAGCGATCGCCTCTACAGTGACATCCGTCCTGATCAGGCAGCGGATCTCGTTGCGGCGGCTCAAGGTGCAGCGATGGATCTACCCGAAGTTGATCAGGCTCAGCCCTTCTTTAGCCAACAACTGAAAATCGTCAATCGCCACAGCGGCTTGATCAATCCCGATCGCCTCGAAAGCTATCTGGCAGCGGGCGGCTATCGGGCTTTGATGCACACCATCTTTGACTTAACACCAACAGAAGTCGCCGAGATTATTCGCCTTAGTGGGCTGCGCGGGCGCGGCGGTGGCGGCTATCCCACCGGCTTGAAATGGGCGACCGTCGCCAAAATGCCCAGCGATCGCAAGTTTGTGGTTTGCAACGGCGATGAGGGCGACCCCGGCGCTTTTATGGATCGCAGCGTCCTAGAGAGCGACCCCCATCAAGTCATCGAGGGCATGGCGATCGCGGCCTATGCGGTGGGTGCGAACTTTGGCTACCTTTACGTGCGGGCGGAATATCCACTAGCGATCGCACGACTCAATCAAGCCATTCGCCAAGCCCGCCGCCGTGGGCTGCTGGGCAACAGTGTCTTGGATAGCCGCTTCAGCTTTGATCTCGAGGTGCGGATCGGTGCGGGTGCCTTTGTCTGCGGCGAAGAAACGGCGCTGATTCACTCAATTCAAGGGGAGCGCGGTGTGCCTCGGGTGCGTCCGCCTTATCCGGCAGAGTCGGGCCTCTGGGGTCATCCAACGCTGATCAATAACGTCGAAACCTTTGCCAATATTGCCCCGATTGTGGAGCAAAGCGCTGACTGGTTTGCGGCGATCGGCACGCCGACCAGCAAGGGGACGAAAGTTTTTGCATTGACTGGTAAGCTGCGCAACAACGGCCTGATTGAAGTGCCGATGGGCATTCCGCTGCGATCGATCGTCGATGGCATGGGTATTCCCGAAAGCCCTGTGAAAGCGGTGCAAACCGGCGGGCCTTCCGGCGGCTGCATTCCTTTAGCGCAATTGGATACACCGGTCGACTACGACTCACTCATACAACTGGGATCAATGATGGGTTCCGGCGGCATGGTAGTCATGGACGAGAACACCGATATGGTGGCGATCGCCCGCTTCTACATGGAATTTTGCCGCTCCGAAAGCTGTGGCAAATGCATTCCCTGTCGGGCAGGCACAGTGCAACTGCATGAGCTCCTCGGGAAGTTATCTAGCGGTCAAGGCACCGCGATCGATCTCCAACAGCTCGAAGACCTTTGCTATTTGGTCAAAGACACCAGTCTCTGTGGCTTGGGAATGTCTGCTCCCAACCCAATTCTTAGTACGCTGCGCTGGTTCCGTCAGGAGTACGAGTCACGCCTGATTCCAGAACGGGCGATCGCACTGACTCATTAG
- the ligA gene encoding NAD-dependent DNA ligase LigA — protein MTASQTGPTTTAIAQRASELRQLLQQASYAYYVLDQPVMEDAVYDRLYRELQDLEQQHPSLITPDSPTQRVGEQPATGFESVQHRIPLYSLENAFDAEELRSWDQRWRKLAPDVPADAGYVCELKIDGAAIALSYENGLLVRGATRGDGTRGEEITANLRTIKSIPLRLQTDQPPEWLEVRGEAFLSLTRFKQLNTEREKHGEALFANPRNAAAGTLRQLDPRIVAERQLDFFAYSIQGPNDWANLDQAASLDCLQSLGFRVEPHRQTCPTLAEVEQYFSDWDARRRDLPYLTDGVVVKLQSRRLQDELGFTQKFPRWAIALKYPADEAPTQLQHVTVQVGRTGALTPVAEFSPVALAGTTVSRATLHNADRLRELDLHIGDTIVVRKAGEIIPEVVRVLTDLRPADAKPVVLPEKCPECGQPVQRPEEEAVTRCVNSTCPAIVRGALTHWASRDALDIEGLGEKLVDQLVSKGLVNAIADLYRLDAPLLASLERFGEKSAQNLVQAIAKSRQQPWSRVLYGLGIRHVGSVNAKNLAATFTSAEALAQATPDELAAVYGIGSEIADAVHQWFTVATNQNLIAALEQAGLQLHGEAASPRSQALAGQTFVLTGTLPTLSRNEAKALIEAAGGKVSGSVSKKTSYVVAGEEAGSKLEKAIALNIPQLNETQLLDLLAQAEG, from the coding sequence ATGACCGCTTCTCAGACGGGCCCGACCACCACCGCGATCGCCCAGCGCGCCAGCGAATTGCGACAGCTGTTGCAGCAGGCCAGCTATGCCTACTACGTCCTCGATCAGCCGGTGATGGAAGATGCGGTCTACGATCGCCTCTATCGGGAGTTGCAAGATCTAGAGCAGCAACACCCCAGCCTGATTACGCCCGACAGCCCCACGCAGCGCGTGGGTGAGCAACCGGCAACTGGTTTCGAGAGTGTCCAGCATCGGATTCCGCTCTACAGTCTCGAAAATGCTTTTGATGCTGAAGAGTTACGGTCTTGGGATCAGCGCTGGCGTAAACTCGCGCCCGATGTTCCGGCTGATGCAGGCTACGTCTGTGAACTGAAAATTGATGGAGCCGCGATCGCTCTCAGCTACGAAAACGGTCTGCTGGTGCGGGGTGCAACTCGGGGCGACGGCACCCGTGGCGAAGAAATCACAGCGAATCTACGCACGATTAAAAGCATTCCACTGCGGCTCCAAACCGACCAACCGCCCGAGTGGTTAGAAGTGCGGGGCGAAGCTTTTCTGTCTCTGACTCGCTTTAAGCAACTCAACACCGAACGGGAGAAGCATGGTGAGGCTCTTTTTGCCAACCCGCGTAACGCCGCCGCCGGAACCTTACGCCAACTGGATCCTCGCATTGTCGCCGAACGTCAGCTCGACTTTTTTGCCTACTCGATTCAAGGGCCTAATGACTGGGCAAACCTTGACCAAGCCGCCAGCCTCGATTGTCTTCAGAGTCTGGGCTTTCGAGTCGAACCGCACCGCCAAACCTGCCCAACGCTAGCAGAAGTGGAGCAGTACTTCAGCGATTGGGATGCCCGCCGCCGCGACCTGCCCTATCTCACCGATGGCGTGGTTGTGAAACTGCAATCACGCCGCCTGCAAGACGAGCTGGGCTTCACCCAGAAATTTCCACGCTGGGCGATCGCCCTCAAATATCCAGCCGACGAAGCGCCGACCCAACTGCAGCACGTCACTGTCCAAGTTGGGCGAACGGGAGCACTGACGCCTGTGGCTGAATTTTCTCCCGTTGCATTGGCGGGAACCACCGTCAGCCGCGCCACCCTCCACAACGCCGATCGCTTGCGGGAACTCGACTTACACATTGGCGACACGATCGTGGTGCGCAAGGCGGGCGAAATCATTCCCGAAGTCGTGCGCGTCCTCACTGACCTGCGGCCGGCCGATGCTAAACCTGTCGTGCTGCCGGAGAAGTGTCCTGAATGTGGCCAGCCGGTGCAACGGCCTGAAGAAGAAGCCGTCACCCGCTGCGTTAACTCAACCTGTCCTGCGATCGTGCGGGGGGCACTGACCCATTGGGCCAGCCGGGATGCCCTCGACATCGAAGGTCTAGGCGAAAAGCTCGTCGATCAACTGGTCAGCAAAGGACTCGTCAACGCGATCGCCGACCTCTATCGACTGGATGCTCCGCTCCTCGCCAGTCTGGAGCGCTTTGGTGAAAAGTCGGCACAGAATTTGGTTCAGGCGATCGCAAAGTCACGCCAGCAACCTTGGTCGCGAGTGCTCTACGGTCTCGGGATTCGTCATGTGGGATCCGTCAACGCCAAAAATCTGGCAGCCACTTTCACCTCAGCTGAGGCTCTCGCGCAAGCAACACCGGACGAACTGGCCGCTGTCTATGGCATTGGCAGCGAAATCGCCGACGCGGTTCACCAGTGGTTCACCGTTGCCACGAATCAAAATCTGATTGCAGCGCTAGAGCAAGCTGGGCTGCAACTACATGGGGAAGCAGCGAGCCCGCGATCGCAAGCTTTGGCCGGTCAAACCTTTGTCCTGACTGGCACGCTGCCGACCCTGAGCCGAAACGAAGCCAAAGCCTTGATTGAAGCGGCGGGCGGCAAAGTCTCGGGCTCCGTCAGCAAGAAAACCAGCTATGTTGTCGCCGGCGAAGAAGCGGGAAGCAAGCTGGAAAAAGCGATCGCCCTCAACATTCCCCAACTCAACGAAACACAACTGCTGGACTTGCTTGCCCAAGCAGAGGGGTAG
- a CDS encoding glycosyltransferase — translation MFLGAAMAQVSLCMIVRDEAELLPRCLASVKDQVDELIVLDTGSRDRTPAIATEAGAKLLHTDWADDFSAARNQAIAAATGDWILVLDADEELILEAWTELRSQLDQPEALAFTVLREETQAGQVPYSRLSRLFRNRPDIRFQRPYHELVDDSLLALQQQEPNWRITAWPTPVIRHYGYGRDRLQQRGTAERMRQSLETWLADHPEDAYLCSKLGGLLVQEGDLKAAQRWLKQGLKQGRPEPAVRYELLYHLALLERRQGDLDAAIDRYQAALQEPVDAIHKLGAWVNLSHLYRDRGQLGLAYDAARQAVAAAPQATVALTALGLAARAIGNYPEAIAAYQQALQLDPNDPSLYQNLGAVLFQVGQLEASYAAFRQAIAGYEQQGSPEAQRLELRLQAMGIRL, via the coding sequence ATGTTCCTCGGAGCGGCAATGGCCCAAGTCAGCCTTTGCATGATCGTTCGCGATGAGGCGGAATTGCTGCCCCGCTGTCTGGCTTCGGTGAAAGACCAGGTCGATGAGCTGATTGTGCTGGATACGGGTTCCCGCGATCGCACGCCAGCAATTGCCACGGAAGCCGGTGCCAAGTTGCTCCACACCGATTGGGCTGACGACTTCTCCGCAGCGCGGAATCAGGCGATTGCTGCAGCAACGGGCGACTGGATTTTAGTGCTGGATGCTGATGAGGAACTGATCCTAGAAGCTTGGACAGAATTGCGATCGCAACTGGATCAACCCGAAGCCCTCGCCTTTACGGTTCTGCGCGAAGAAACCCAAGCAGGACAAGTGCCCTACTCGCGGCTGTCGCGATTGTTTCGCAATCGACCCGACATTCGTTTCCAGCGGCCTTATCACGAGTTGGTCGATGACAGCCTCCTTGCCCTGCAACAACAGGAACCCAACTGGCGGATTACGGCTTGGCCGACACCGGTGATTCGGCACTACGGCTATGGCCGCGATCGCCTGCAACAGCGGGGTACGGCAGAACGGATGCGGCAAAGTCTCGAAACATGGCTGGCCGATCATCCCGAAGATGCCTACCTCTGCAGCAAGCTGGGCGGGTTGCTTGTTCAAGAAGGAGATTTGAAAGCAGCACAACGCTGGCTTAAACAAGGACTGAAGCAGGGGCGTCCAGAACCGGCCGTTCGCTATGAGTTGCTCTATCACTTGGCGCTGTTGGAACGGCGGCAGGGTGATTTGGATGCGGCGATCGATCGCTATCAAGCGGCTCTGCAAGAGCCAGTGGACGCAATTCACAAGCTTGGCGCTTGGGTTAACCTTTCGCATCTCTACCGCGATCGTGGGCAGCTGGGGCTGGCCTATGATGCAGCACGTCAGGCTGTGGCCGCTGCTCCGCAAGCCACGGTTGCCTTAACCGCTTTGGGACTCGCAGCTCGCGCAATCGGTAACTATCCGGAGGCGATCGCTGCCTATCAGCAGGCACTCCAGCTCGATCCCAACGATCCCAGCCTCTACCAAAATTTGGGTGCTGTCCTCTTCCAGGTCGGACAACTGGAAGCCAGTTACGCAGCCTTTCGACAGGCGATCGCGGGCTATGAGCAGCAGGGCTCACCAGAGGCGCAACGGCTAGAACTGCGGCTGCAAGCCATGGGAATTCGGCTATGA
- a CDS encoding uroporphyrinogen-III synthase, translating to MAEQPLIGKTILTTRAAGQSSPFAAQLRAAGAAVIEMPTLEIGPPSSWLPLDEAIAAIADFDWLILASANAVEAVQQRLAAQQKSWSDVPCAIAVVGQKTAQVLAAQGGKADYIPPEFIAESLVEHFPQPVAGQRLLFPRVETGGREQITQALQSQGAIVVEVPAYESRCPSQIPDDALIALRQAHLNLISFTSSKTVRNFCQLMASNLGVDWSARISGVAIASIGPQTSITCQELLGRVEVEAQEYTLDGLLLAIEQWARQTT from the coding sequence ATGGCTGAGCAGCCGCTGATCGGTAAAACCATTTTGACGACGCGAGCCGCGGGGCAATCTTCGCCCTTTGCCGCACAACTGCGGGCCGCTGGCGCAGCCGTGATCGAGATGCCGACCCTAGAAATCGGGCCGCCTAGCTCTTGGCTGCCTCTAGATGAGGCGATCGCGGCGATCGCAGACTTTGATTGGCTGATTTTGGCCTCCGCCAATGCCGTTGAAGCCGTGCAACAGCGGTTAGCTGCACAGCAAAAAAGCTGGAGCGATGTTCCCTGCGCGATCGCGGTTGTCGGTCAGAAAACCGCTCAAGTTCTCGCTGCTCAAGGTGGTAAGGCAGATTACATCCCGCCGGAATTTATTGCTGAGTCGTTGGTTGAACATTTTCCTCAGCCTGTTGCCGGTCAACGATTGCTTTTCCCACGCGTTGAAACCGGCGGCCGTGAGCAGATTACTCAAGCCCTGCAGTCGCAAGGTGCGATCGTGGTGGAAGTGCCCGCCTACGAGTCGCGATGTCCCAGTCAGATTCCCGATGATGCCTTGATTGCCTTGCGGCAGGCGCATTTGAACTTGATTAGCTTCACCAGTTCCAAAACGGTGCGCAACTTCTGTCAGTTGATGGCGTCGAATCTCGGCGTGGACTGGTCAGCCCGCATCTCGGGTGTGGCGATCGCTTCCATCGGTCCCCAGACTTCGATCACCTGTCAGGAACTCTTGGGTCGCGTCGAAGTTGAGGCACAGGAGTACACTTTGGACGGCCTATTGTTGGCGATCGAACAATGGGCGCGCCAAACCACGTAA
- a CDS encoding HepT-like ribonuclease domain-containing protein, whose protein sequence is MSRDQAYLLDIANACQTILELTQDMDQAEFLADKRTHLATLYELTVIGEVVKRLSREFRESNPETPWKQIAGMRDKLIHDYNQVDLALIWEVVKSNIPQLLALIVMDYRD, encoded by the coding sequence ATGAGTCGTGATCAAGCTTACTTGTTAGATATTGCTAATGCCTGTCAAACCATTCTTGAATTAACTCAAGATATGGATCAAGCTGAATTTTTAGCAGATAAGCGTACTCATCTCGCTACTTTATATGAACTCACTGTGATCGGAGAAGTCGTGAAGCGGCTCTCCCGCGAGTTTCGGGAGAGTAATCCTGAAACTCCTTGGAAACAGATAGCTGGGATGCGCGACAAGCTAATTCATGACTATAATCAAGTTGATCTTGCTTTGATCTGGGAGGTTGTGAAGTCTAATATTCCCCAGCTTTTGGCATTGATTGTGATGGACTACCGTGACTGA
- the cobA gene encoding uroporphyrinogen-III C-methyltransferase, with translation MTGKVYLVGAGPGDPEYLTLQAQQCLQSAEVLIYDALIDPRILDLVPANCDRIAVGKRGGAESTPQATINQLLVEHCQQGRKVIRLKSGDPFVFGRAASELDALERSGCDYAVLPGLSTALAAPLLAGIPITDPVLSRGFAVYTVHEPDALNWEALAQLETLILLMGSRHLLTIGHELIRHGRSPDSPVALIQWAGHPQQTVLESSLSRMAQQWGDQPLSPCVIVIGEVVRLRKYWAHYRYDG, from the coding sequence ATGACGGGCAAAGTCTATCTCGTCGGCGCTGGGCCGGGCGACCCTGAATATCTGACGCTGCAGGCACAGCAATGTTTGCAGTCAGCAGAGGTGTTGATCTACGACGCGCTGATCGACCCCCGAATTCTCGACTTAGTGCCAGCTAATTGCGATCGCATTGCCGTGGGTAAACGCGGTGGCGCGGAGAGTACGCCGCAAGCCACTATCAATCAACTACTGGTCGAGCACTGCCAGCAAGGGCGCAAAGTCATCCGCCTCAAAAGTGGCGATCCCTTTGTCTTTGGTCGCGCTGCCAGTGAATTGGATGCGCTGGAGCGATCGGGCTGTGATTATGCTGTCCTGCCCGGGCTTTCGACCGCTTTAGCGGCTCCACTGTTGGCGGGCATTCCGATTACCGATCCGGTGCTGAGCCGTGGCTTTGCGGTTTACACCGTCCATGAGCCAGACGCGTTGAATTGGGAAGCGCTGGCGCAACTGGAAACGCTGATTCTGCTGATGGGTAGTCGCCACTTGCTGACGATTGGCCACGAGCTGATTCGGCATGGGCGATCGCCGGATAGTCCTGTGGCGCTGATTCAGTGGGCCGGACATCCACAGCAGACCGTTTTGGAAAGTAGCCTCAGCCGCATGGCGCAGCAGTGGGGCGATCAGCCGTTATCGCCCTGCGTAATTGTGATTGGCGAGGTGGTACGGTTGCGAAAGTACTGGGCGCACTACCGTTACGATGGCTGA
- a CDS encoding alpha/beta fold hydrolase, which yields MAVWQWRGQAIRYQQFGSAGAPVLLIHGFGASSDHWRQNSPVLAEQQRVFAIDLLGFGGSAKPQPSQDLPYRFETWSAQVRDFIREVIGEPADLVGNSIGCVVALQAAVDEPALVRSLALLDCSLRLLHERYLAQSAWPRRFGVPIFQQLLAWKPFGGFFFQRLAQPRSLRRILQQAYADKTAVTDELIELLLAPARDPGAVDVFLAFVTYSQGPLPQDLLPLVTCPTLILWGEADPWEPIAQGRELANYPAVREFIALPGVGHCPMDEAPDQVNPILQRWLQTAANPAPAIP from the coding sequence ATGGCAGTCTGGCAGTGGCGAGGACAGGCGATTCGCTATCAGCAATTTGGCAGCGCAGGAGCGCCAGTTCTGCTGATTCATGGCTTTGGTGCCAGCAGTGACCATTGGCGGCAGAACAGTCCGGTTTTGGCGGAGCAACAGCGGGTCTTTGCAATTGACCTACTCGGTTTTGGAGGTTCCGCCAAGCCCCAGCCCAGTCAGGACTTGCCCTATCGGTTTGAAACTTGGTCGGCCCAGGTTCGCGACTTTATCCGCGAGGTAATTGGGGAACCAGCCGATTTGGTAGGCAATTCGATCGGCTGTGTGGTGGCGCTGCAAGCCGCTGTCGATGAACCTGCGCTCGTGCGATCGCTCGCGCTCTTGGATTGCTCCCTGCGTCTCCTACACGAGCGTTATCTGGCGCAGTCCGCCTGGCCGCGCCGTTTTGGGGTGCCAATTTTCCAGCAACTCCTCGCTTGGAAGCCGTTCGGAGGCTTCTTCTTCCAACGCTTGGCTCAACCGCGATCGCTGCGTCGGATTTTGCAGCAGGCCTACGCCGACAAAACCGCCGTCACTGATGAGTTGATTGAGCTGTTACTCGCTCCCGCCCGTGATCCGGGTGCGGTGGATGTTTTCCTAGCGTTTGTCACCTATTCCCAAGGGCCGCTACCGCAGGATTTGCTGCCGTTGGTCACTTGCCCAACGTTGATTCTCTGGGGAGAAGCGGACCCGTGGGAGCCGATCGCCCAAGGACGGGAGCTGGCAAACTATCCTGCCGTGCGTGAATTTATTGCGCTACCGGGCGTTGGGCATTGCCCGATGGATGAAGCCCCCGATCAGGTCAATCCGATCCTGCAACGCTGGTTGCAAACCGCAGCCAACCCGGCCCCTGCAATTCCCTAA
- the coaE gene encoding dephospho-CoA kinase (Dephospho-CoA kinase (CoaE) performs the final step in coenzyme A biosynthesis.) — MGAPNHVNFVRRRIGLTGGIATGKSTVADYLRDRYQLPILDADRYAREVVAVGSPVLQVIRDRYGASILLADGQLDRQKLGSIIFADPAERQWLEQQTHPAIRACFERDLAQLESDPIVVLVIPLLFEAGLQDWVEQIWVVACPLEQQRDRLIHRDRLTPAAAEQRLAAQWPIAQKCEHADIVIDNSRDRTFTFQQVDQAIEKVVVAEN; from the coding sequence ATGGGCGCGCCAAACCACGTAAATTTTGTCCGGCGACGGATTGGCCTGACGGGCGGAATTGCCACTGGCAAATCGACTGTGGCGGACTATCTGCGCGATCGCTACCAGTTACCGATTCTGGATGCCGATCGCTATGCCCGTGAGGTTGTAGCTGTCGGTTCACCGGTTCTACAAGTGATTCGCGATCGCTATGGGGCATCTATCCTGCTGGCAGATGGTCAGCTCGATCGCCAAAAACTCGGGTCAATCATCTTTGCGGATCCAGCTGAACGGCAGTGGTTAGAACAGCAAACCCATCCGGCGATCCGCGCTTGCTTTGAGCGGGACCTGGCACAGCTTGAATCAGATCCGATCGTTGTCCTCGTCATTCCACTGCTGTTTGAAGCCGGTCTACAGGACTGGGTCGAGCAAATTTGGGTAGTCGCTTGCCCGCTGGAGCAACAACGCGATCGCTTGATCCATCGCGATCGCCTCACCCCTGCAGCCGCGGAACAACGCCTTGCAGCACAATGGCCGATTGCCCAAAAGTGTGAGCATGCCGATATCGTGATTGATAACAGCCGCGATCGCACCTTCACTTTTCAGCAAGTAGATCAGGCAATAGAGAAGGTGGTTGTTGCAGAAAACTGA
- a CDS encoding FAD-linked oxidase C-terminal domain-containing protein, with protein sequence MTAVAAPNWTAIAQAFREVLGREQVVERREELLVYECDGLTNHRQIPPLVVLPRSTEEVAAAVRLCNQFDLSFVARGAGTGLSGGALPVEDSVLIVTARMRQILEIDYDNLRVRVQPGVINSWVTQATTGAGFFYAPDPSSQSVCSIGGNVAENSGGVHCLKHGVTNNHVLGLTLVLPDASVIQVGGAIADLPGYDLCGIFVGSEGTLGIATEVTLRLQPLPQSVQVLLADFSSIEAAGAAVSGIIAAGILPAGLELMDNFSINAVEDVVKSDCYPRDAAAILLAELDGRASEVAQQIRDVEAVCRQHGARSIAIATDAEDRLRLWKGRKAAFAAVGRISPSYYVQDGVIPRSTLPFVLHEIEQLGQKHGYRVANVFHAGDGNLHPLILYDRNDPGALERVEALGGEILKLCVNVGGSISGEHGIGADKRCYMPAMFSSEDLETMQWLRHAFDPLERANPTKVFPTPRTCGERGSVNSIPVGVELY encoded by the coding sequence ATGACCGCCGTTGCTGCCCCCAATTGGACTGCGATCGCCCAAGCTTTTCGGGAAGTCCTGGGTCGAGAGCAAGTCGTTGAGCGGCGCGAAGAATTACTGGTTTATGAATGTGATGGACTGACCAATCATCGCCAAATTCCACCGCTTGTTGTTCTGCCACGTAGCACCGAAGAAGTTGCCGCTGCTGTCCGTCTTTGCAATCAGTTTGATCTCTCATTCGTGGCGCGGGGCGCAGGGACTGGCCTCTCAGGTGGTGCACTACCGGTTGAAGATTCGGTGCTGATTGTCACTGCACGGATGCGTCAGATTTTAGAGATTGACTACGACAACCTGCGCGTTCGCGTTCAACCCGGTGTGATCAATAGCTGGGTGACGCAGGCAACGACGGGGGCTGGTTTTTTCTATGCACCTGATCCCTCCAGCCAAAGCGTTTGCTCCATTGGCGGCAATGTCGCTGAAAATTCTGGCGGAGTACATTGCCTCAAGCACGGTGTCACCAATAACCACGTCCTAGGGCTGACACTGGTGCTGCCGGATGCCTCCGTGATTCAAGTCGGCGGCGCGATCGCAGATCTACCCGGCTACGACCTCTGCGGCATTTTTGTCGGTTCAGAGGGCACGCTCGGAATCGCCACCGAAGTGACGCTACGACTACAACCACTCCCGCAATCCGTTCAGGTACTGCTTGCCGATTTCAGCAGCATTGAAGCAGCCGGGGCTGCTGTCTCGGGCATCATCGCAGCGGGAATTTTGCCGGCGGGTTTAGAGCTGATGGATAACTTCAGCATCAATGCCGTTGAAGATGTGGTGAAAAGTGATTGTTATCCCCGCGATGCGGCTGCCATTCTGCTAGCAGAGTTAGATGGTCGCGCTTCGGAAGTTGCGCAGCAAATTCGCGATGTGGAAGCAGTTTGCCGACAACATGGAGCCCGATCGATCGCGATCGCAACGGATGCTGAAGATCGGCTACGACTTTGGAAAGGACGTAAGGCTGCATTCGCTGCTGTCGGACGGATTAGCCCGAGTTACTACGTGCAAGACGGTGTAATTCCGCGATCGACACTGCCCTTTGTTCTGCATGAAATTGAGCAGTTAGGCCAAAAACATGGCTACCGTGTCGCCAACGTTTTCCATGCAGGTGATGGTAATTTACATCCGCTAATTCTCTACGATCGCAATGATCCAGGTGCTTTAGAGCGTGTTGAAGCCCTTGGGGGTGAAATCCTCAAGCTCTGTGTCAACGTTGGCGGCAGTATCTCGGGTGAGCATGGCATTGGTGCCGATAAGCGCTGCTATATGCCCGCCATGTTCAGCTCCGAAGATCTTGAAACGATGCAATGGCTACGTCATGCCTTCGATCCGCTGGAACGCGCCAATCCCACTAAGGTTTTCCCAACTCCCCGCACTTGTGGTGAACGAGGATCAGTTAATAGTATTCCAGTCGGAGTTGAGCTTTATTAA
- a CDS encoding nucleotidyltransferase family protein has product MTTTTFSPQHQERLAITFDQLSEFCQRYAIRELALFGSILRDDFHAGSDIDLLVAFQPDARVSLLDLIGMENELEDLCHRKVDLTTKKAIENSLNWIRREAILSTAQVIYES; this is encoded by the coding sequence ATGACAACGACGACATTCAGTCCTCAGCATCAAGAACGCTTGGCAATTACTTTTGATCAGCTCTCGGAGTTTTGTCAGCGTTATGCTATCCGTGAACTCGCGCTTTTTGGTTCTATATTGCGTGATGACTTTCATGCTGGCAGTGACATTGATCTCTTAGTTGCTTTTCAGCCTGATGCTAGAGTTAGTCTGCTTGATCTTATTGGCATGGAAAATGAGTTGGAAGACTTATGTCATCGCAAAGTTGACTTGACCACTAAGAAAGCGATTGAGAATAGTTTGAACTGGATTCGTCGAGAAGCTATCTTGAGCACAGCTCAAGTTATTTATGAGTCGTGA